A stretch of DNA from Streptomyces xanthii:
GCGGCCGACGAGGACGTTTTCCAGGACGGTCATGTTGGCGAAGAGCCGGATGTTCTGGAAGGTGCGGGCGATGCCTGCCTGGGTGACGAGGTGGGGCTTGGGTGGCAGGACGGTGCCTTTGTAGGCGACGGTGCCCTCGGTGGGGACGTAGAGGCCGGTGAGGCAGTTGAAGAAGGTGGTCTTGCCGGCGCCGTTGGGGCCGATGAGGCCGACGATCTCGCCTTCGCGGACGGTGAGGTCGACGCTGCGGACGGCGGTGAGGCCGCCGAAGCGCATGGTGACGTCACGGGCTTCGAGGACGGTCTGGGCGGTCTGCGGGGTCTGTGCTGTCTGTGTGGTCATGGTGGTCACGCCCCCGCCTTGGTGGTGGCCGGTTCGTCGGGCAGCCGTTGTTCCGGTACGTCGAGTTGTCCGGTCTCGTGGAATTCGAGCTGGCGGCGGCGGTTGGCGATGATGCCCTCGGGGCGGAAGCGCATCAGGAGGACGAGGGCGACGCCGAAGGCGAGGAGCGACTTGTCCTGGAGGAAGACGAGCTTCTCGGGGAGGAGGTAGAGGAGTGCTGCGCCGAGGAGGGGTCCTGCGACGGTGCCCATGCCGCCGAGGACGACGGCGGCGAGGAGGAACGCGGAGTTTGGCGGGGTCGATCCGGCGAACTGGTAGGGGTTCGGGACGACGCTGTAGGTGACGTGGGCGCTGACGGTGCCGGCGAGGCCGGCGAGGGCGGCGCCGAGGGCGAACGCGACGAGTTTGACGCGGAAGCCGTTGATGCCCATGGCGGTGGCGGCGGTCTCGTCCTCGCGGATGGCGACCCAGCTGCGGCCGATGCGGGAGTCGGCGGCGCGGGTGTAGACGAGGACGACGATGGCCATGACGAGGACCATGAGCAGGTAGTAGTTGGCGAAGCGGCCGAGGGTGAAGCCGGCGATGTCGTGGCTCTGGCCGAAGTCGATGCCGAGGAGGTTGAGGTCCGGGATCGAGGGGATGCCGTTGGGGCCGTTGGTGAGGTCGGGTCCGGAGTCGCCGTCCATGTTGTTGACGGCGATGCGGAAGATCTCTCCGAAGCCGAGGGTGACGATGGCGAGGTAGTCGCCGCGCAGTCGCAGGGTCGGGGCGCCGATGAGGACGCCGAAGACGAGGGATGCGGCGGCGCCGGTGAGGGCGGCGGCCCAGAAGGGGAACTGGACGCCGGAGAAGGTGGAGAACTCGGAGCCGGAGACGAGGGCGGCGGTGTAGGCGCCGACGCCGAGGAAGGCGACGTATCCGAGGTCGAGGAGTCCGGCGAGGCCGACGACGATGTTGAGGCCGAGGGCGACGGTGCCGAAGATCAGGATGTTGACGCCGATGTTGGCGTAGTGGTCGTCGGTCTGGGTGAAGGGGAAGGCGATCGCGGCGGCGAAGCCCATGGCGAGCGTGAAGGCGCGGTTCTTGGCGGTGAGCCGGGAGACCACGTCGAGCAGGCCGGCGGTGTGGAGGGCCCAGATGGCGAAGACGGTGACGATGAGGAAGCCGATGAAGAGTTCGCCGTACTCGGTGTCGATGCCGTAGGTGAAGACGGTGAGGCCGACGATGGTGACGGCGGTGACGAGGACGCGCTGGATCCAGGGGCTGGGCAGTGCGATGGGGGTGAGGTGGTCGGGCTTGGCGAGGTAGCCGCGGAAGGTGTCCTTGGCGCTCTGGGTGCCGGCTCCCTGTTGGGGGAGGGCGAACGCGCCGAGGAGGGGCAGCAGGGAGGCGACGGCCGCGATCCAGCCACCGGGTTCGAGGTTGGCGAGTCCGCCGAGTTTGGCGGCGATCGCGATGACGGTGAACCAGGTGGTGCCGAAGGCGCCGAGTGCGGCGAGTGCGGCGGGTGCGTTGTTGCCGTTGGCGCCGAGGGCGCGCAGGCCGGGGACGCCGTAGTGGCCGAGTCCGGTGAGGGCGGCGAGGATGCCGGCGACGAAGGTGAGCCACTGGAGGCCGCCGGGGTAGCCGGTGATGGTGAGGTCGCCGGGGAATTCGGCGGTCCAGGTCCAGGCGAGGAAGGCGGAGGCCGTGGTGGCGATGCCGCCGGCGAGGACGAGGGCGCGGGCGGCGCCGGCCGGGAGGGGGAGGAGCCCGCGGGTGGGGGCGTCCGTCTTGTTCATGGTGGTGTCCGTCATGGTGGTCACGCCCTGTCCGCGACGCGTTCGCCCAGCAGGCCTTGTGGCCTGAAGAGGAGGACGAGGATGAGGAGGCCGAAGGCCCAGACGTTGGCCCAGGTGGAGCCGCCGAGCTGCTGCATGCCGGGGATGCCGTCGATGTAGGCGGAGGCGAGGGTCTCGGCGATGCCGAGGACGAGTCCGCCGAGCATGGCGCCGTAGATGTTGCCGATGCCGCCGAGGACGGCTGCGGTGAAGGCCTTGAGGCCCATGAGGAAGCCCATGCGGTAGTCGATGGAGCCGTACTTGAACCCGTAGGCGATCGCGGCGACGGCGGCGAAGAAGCCGCCGATGGCGAAGGCGATCACGATGATGCGGTTCGTGTCGATGCCCATCAGCTGGGCGGTGTCCGGGTCCTGGGCGGTGGCCTGCATGGCGCGGCCGGTGCGGCTGCGGCGGACGAAGAGGGCGAGTCCGGTCATGCAGAGGGCGGCGGCGATGATGAGGAAGAGGTCGCCGTCCCGGATGGTGATGCTGCCGAGGTCGTGGGAGCCGCCGATGTCGGGGAAGGTGCGGGGGCGGTCGGCCTTCGGGTAGAAGTTGCGGACCGCTTCCTGGAGGGCGAGGGAGAGGCCGATGGCGGTGATGAGGGGTGCCAGTCGGGGGGCTCCGCGCAGGGGTCTGTAGGCGAATCGTTCCGCTCCGACCGCGATCAGGATGGCGACGAGGCCGCCTCCGATCAGCATGGCGGGGAGCAGGATCCACATCGAGGTGCCGGTGGGAAGGATCAGGGAGACCGTGAGCGCGCCGAACGCTCCGGTCATGAATATCTCGCCGTGCGCGAAGTTGATGAGCTGGACGATGCCGTACACCATCGTGTAGCCGATGGCGATGAGCCCGTACATCGAGCCGAGGAGCAGCCCGTTGGCCAGCTGCTGCGGCAGGGTGTTCACCGCATGGCCTCCATGTCGCTGGTGGTCGTGTGCACCCATGGGGTGCTGGGTGGGTGTGAGAACGGGCCGCGCGGTCGGGGTCGTCCTGCCGCGCGGCCCGTGGTGGTGCTGGGGTCGTGGATCAGCCGGCCGGGGTCGGCTCACGAGGGTGGGCCGACCGGGGTCAGTTGCCCTCGTAGGTGCCGGTCTTGACGGCCTTCCACGCGCCCTTCTCGACCTGGTACACGGTCAGCTGCTTGTTGGTGGTGTCGCCGAACTCGTCGAAGGCGACCTTGCCGGTGATGCCGTCGAAGTTCGACTTCTGGACCTCTTCGACGACCTTGGAGCGGAGCTCGTCGCCGGAGGGCAGCTTGCCGCCGTTGGCCTCCTTGACGGCCTTGACCGCGTTGATGATGGCGGTGGTGGCGTCGTAGGAGTAGCCGCCGTAGGCGCCGTAGTCGCCCTTGTAGCCCTTGGCCTTGTACGTCTCGACGAAGGTCTTGGCGGCGGGCAGGGTGTCGACGGGGACGCCGACGGAGGTGGACAGGTCGCCCTCGGCGGCCTTGCCGGCGGTCTCGATGTAGGTGGTGGCGAACATGCCGTCACCGCCGAACAGCGGGATCTTGACGCCGGCTTCCTTGAGCTGCTTGGTGATCAGCTGGGACTCGTCGTACTGGCCGCCGTAGTAGACGATGTCGGCCTTGGCGGCCTTGATGCGGGAGACGAGGGAGGCGAAGTCCTTGTCACCGGTGTTGATGTGGTCGGTGCCGACGGCCTTGCCGCCCGCCTTGACGAACTGCTCCTTGAAGATCTTGGCGAGGCCGGCGCCGTACGTCTGCTTGTCGTCGACGACGAAGGCCTTCTTCTTCTTGAGCGTGTTGTAGGCGTAGTCGGCCGCGAAGCCGCCCTGGAGGGCGTCGGTGGTGGCGGTGCGGAAGTACGTCTTGTAGGCGCGCTTCTTGGTGCCGCCCTGCCAGTCCTTGCCCTGGGTGAGGGAGGGGTCCGTGTTGGACGGCGAGATCTGCACCATGTTGGCGGAGGCGAAGACCTGCTGCATCGACTGGGCGACGCCGGAGTTCAGCGGGCCGACGGCGCCGACGACGGACTTGTCGCCGACGAGCGCGGTGGCGTTCTGCTGGCCGGTGGCGGGCTGCGCCTTGTCGTCGAGGGCCTTCAGCTTGAAGGTGACGCCGTCGACGGTCTTCTTCTTGTTGGCGTCGTCGATGGCGATCTGGGCGCCGTACTGGATGCCGAGGCCGGTCGTGGAGTTCTCGCCGGAGAGGGGGGCGTCGACACCGATGGTCAGCGTGGTGCCGCCGCTGTCGCCACCCTTGTCGCCGCCTTCGTCGCGGGAACCGCAGGCGGTGAGGGTCAGTGCCCCGGTGGTGAGCACTGTGGTGAGTATGAGCAAAGAACGGTGTCGCACGATCATTCCTCTCCCTGGCGCGGCCCACGTGGTCGGGGGCCGTGTGTCTCGCCGGGCCGTACTGGGGTGGTACAGGGGCCGTGCAAGTGACGCGCCCGGCGGCGCGGTGACTGGCCGTGACTATAAGCGCAGGTGGGGGAGCGGGGCACTGGGTGGGAGAGGCTGTGACGCTCTTGTTATGCCGGGGTGGTGATGAGGAGGAGCAGGAGGGATGATCGGACCTTTTCGGGCGCGCGGCGGGCGGGTTCGGTGGTTGAGAACGCCCTGTTCCGCTAAGGAACTTGAGTGGATCTTGGTCCTTACCCGGTGGTCCGACGGGGGTGGGGGTGTGGGTGGCGGGTGTTCTGTGACCAGGGCGCGGTGTTCGTGTTGCGGTGCATTGCTGTGTTTCGGCAGATGTAACGCTCTGTCATCGTGGGCTGGGGTTCGTCCCGGGGTGTTCGGCCGGGCATGCGGTGCTCAACTCCCGTGCGAGCGCGTGCGGGAAGGCTCCGCCGAACAGGAAGCTGTGCTGCTGCAGGGCGCGTTGGTTGCGCAGGGTCAGGTCGAGATGGGGGAGATCGATCGTCCGGGGCGGGCTCGGACAGTGCCGTACGCGGATCTCCACGGTGAGCGGCGCGGTGTCGCCGGCGTTCACCGTCAGTGGCAGTCGCGGGGTCGTCCGGGTGCCGAACTCGGCGAAGGGCAGGCGCAGTCGGCTGACGGTGACGGGGCTGCCGGACTCGACGCGCAGCAGGAACCGGTACGTGTGCTTCGCCGGGCCCCGGCCCTGGTAGTGCAGGTACGTCGTCTGGGTGGGGTACGGGGATGAGGCGGCGGCCGGATCCGGGTGCGGCGGGCGCAGGAGCAGCAGTGCGGTGACGGCCGCGCCGAGGGCGAGGCCGGCCGTGAGGGTGCGGCGGGTACGGGGGGTGAGCGCGGCCCAGCGCTCCGCGGCGGTGCGGGAGTCCGGGTCCCCGGCGCCGAGAGTCTCTGCGGGGGCGTCGGGTGAGGGTGGGGGTGGGAGGTAGTGGGGGCCGGGGGGTGTGGGGGGTGTGGGGTGGGTGGGGTACGGGGAGTGCGCGGGGTGCCCGGGGTGTTTTGGGCGTGCCATGTGCCCGGAGTGCCCGGAGTGCGCGGGGTATCCGGAGTGCCCGGGGTGTGCCGGGTGTTCTCCGGGCGGTGGGGGCTCTGGGGGCTCGACTGGTTCGACGGGGCCGATGCCGGTCATGGTTGACGGTAAGCCGGAGGCGCGGGCTCCGCCAACGGGTGGGGTGAGGTTGGGGGTTGGGGGTCGGTGGGTTGGGGTGCCGGTTTCGGGGGTGGGGGGTGTCCTGTGCGTCGTCGTCTGACACCTGCGTCGTGGCTGATCGCGCAGTTCCCCGCGCCCCTGGCGGCGCCGGTCTGCTCGGTGCGTCTCGCCCCTGCCCCAGCCTGGCCCGCTTTGCCCCTGCCTCAGCCTCTTTCCCACCCTCCCGCTGCCTCCGGGGGCTTCGGCCCGGCGCCTGGCCTCGGGGGGCGGCATTGGGGAGGGGGCGCGATCGGTCGGTCTCGGCGACGGCGCCGCCGTAGGGGCTCAGGATCGTCGCTGGGTGCTGCGCCGTCGTGGCTGGTCGCGCAGTTCCCCGCGCCCCTGGCGGCGCCGATCTGACCGGCGCGTCTCGCCCCTGCCGCAGCCTGGCCCGCTTTGCCCCTGCCTCAG
This window harbors:
- a CDS encoding branched-chain amino acid ABC transporter permease, which translates into the protein MTTMTDTTMNKTDAPTRGLLPLPAGAARALVLAGGIATTASAFLAWTWTAEFPGDLTITGYPGGLQWLTFVAGILAALTGLGHYGVPGLRALGANGNNAPAALAALGAFGTTWFTVIAIAAKLGGLANLEPGGWIAAVASLLPLLGAFALPQQGAGTQSAKDTFRGYLAKPDHLTPIALPSPWIQRVLVTAVTIVGLTVFTYGIDTEYGELFIGFLIVTVFAIWALHTAGLLDVVSRLTAKNRAFTLAMGFAAAIAFPFTQTDDHYANIGVNILIFGTVALGLNIVVGLAGLLDLGYVAFLGVGAYTAALVSGSEFSTFSGVQFPFWAAALTGAAASLVFGVLIGAPTLRLRGDYLAIVTLGFGEIFRIAVNNMDGDSGPDLTNGPNGIPSIPDLNLLGIDFGQSHDIAGFTLGRFANYYLLMVLVMAIVVLVYTRAADSRIGRSWVAIREDETAATAMGINGFRVKLVAFALGAALAGLAGTVSAHVTYSVVPNPYQFAGSTPPNSAFLLAAVVLGGMGTVAGPLLGAALLYLLPEKLVFLQDKSLLAFGVALVLLMRFRPEGIIANRRRQLEFHETGQLDVPEQRLPDEPATTKAGA
- a CDS encoding branched-chain amino acid ABC transporter permease — encoded protein: MNTLPQQLANGLLLGSMYGLIAIGYTMVYGIVQLINFAHGEIFMTGAFGALTVSLILPTGTSMWILLPAMLIGGGLVAILIAVGAERFAYRPLRGAPRLAPLITAIGLSLALQEAVRNFYPKADRPRTFPDIGGSHDLGSITIRDGDLFLIIAAALCMTGLALFVRRSRTGRAMQATAQDPDTAQLMGIDTNRIIVIAFAIGGFFAAVAAIAYGFKYGSIDYRMGFLMGLKAFTAAVLGGIGNIYGAMLGGLVLGIAETLASAYIDGIPGMQQLGGSTWANVWAFGLLILVLLFRPQGLLGERVADRA
- a CDS encoding branched-chain amino acid ABC transporter substrate-binding protein, yielding MLILTTVLTTGALTLTACGSRDEGGDKGGDSGGTTLTIGVDAPLSGENSTTGLGIQYGAQIAIDDANKKKTVDGVTFKLKALDDKAQPATGQQNATALVGDKSVVGAVGPLNSGVAQSMQQVFASANMVQISPSNTDPSLTQGKDWQGGTKKRAYKTYFRTATTDALQGGFAADYAYNTLKKKKAFVVDDKQTYGAGLAKIFKEQFVKAGGKAVGTDHINTGDKDFASLVSRIKAAKADIVYYGGQYDESQLITKQLKEAGVKIPLFGGDGMFATTYIETAGKAAEGDLSTSVGVPVDTLPAAKTFVETYKAKGYKGDYGAYGGYSYDATTAIINAVKAVKEANGGKLPSGDELRSKVVEEVQKSNFDGITGKVAFDEFGDTTNKQLTVYQVEKGAWKAVKTGTYEGN